Part of the Flavobacterium sp. MDT1-60 genome, ATACCAGTTAGAAAATACGCCTGATAAAGACAATCACGTTTCGATCGAACATTATTATGATGTTGCAAAGAGAGCATTGGTTAAGAAAGAAACAGTAAAAAAAGAAATTTAAAACAATTAAATAAAGTAAGGTATTTCTAAAGTGTTTAAAGTATCAAAATTTAGATAACTTTACAGAAGTTCTTTTTTGATACGTTTAATCACATCGAAATGCCACTCAAAAAATAAAAAATAATGAAAGAGTTTTATAAGCAATTAATAGAAAACAACAAGCAGTGGGTGGAAAAATCATTAGCATTAGACCCGAATTATTTCGCGGATTTAGCTAAAGGACAGACTCCGCCATTATTATGGATTGGATGTTCTGACAGCCGTGTTCCGGCAAACGAAATTATTGGCGCTAAGCCAGGTGAGGTTTTCGTGCACCGTAATATTGCTAATATGGTTGTTCACTCTGACATGAATATGTTAAGTGTATTAGATTATGCAGTAAATGTTCTAAAAGTAAAACACGTTATTGTTTGTGGACATTACGGTTGTGGTGGTGTAAAAGCCGCAATGGGAAATATGTCTGTTGGAATTATAGACAACTGGATTCGTCATATTAAAGACGAATACCGTTTACATGACAAATACTTAAATTCAATTGAAAATG contains:
- the can gene encoding carbonate dehydratase, translating into MKEFYKQLIENNKQWVEKSLALDPNYFADLAKGQTPPLLWIGCSDSRVPANEIIGAKPGEVFVHRNIANMVVHSDMNMLSVLDYAVNVLKVKHVIVCGHYGCGGVKAAMGNMSVGIIDNWIRHIKDEYRLHDKYLNSIENETERFNAFVEINAKEQVYNLAKTSIVQGAWKNGQELMLHGWVYGLNSGFITDLNVNISSNEELDDVYQLSNL